In Paraflavitalea devenefica, the following are encoded in one genomic region:
- a CDS encoding RapZ C-terminal domain-containing protein: MQSIIESIKDLYASLNGQPCDRVEVLPQSGSDRRYFRIHTSNKTFIATYGNNIPENETFLYFSRHFREKELPVPQILAINEDKTIYLQEDFGDISLLNRLEGEGLCDAVYELFRNSLHQLALLQVKGHEGLDYTRCLTNQEFGKQAIMADLLYFKYYFLDALRKPYDKQKLIDDFEALSTYLTFTEYKYFMFRDFQSRNILVKPDNTVHFIDYQGGMRGAPQYDAASMIWQARANLPDDWKDSLLNDYMDSFESIIGQPLDRAIFKSQYNGYVLIRLLQVLGAYGFRGLFERKAQFLTSIPQALYNLQWFIENQSIGIAVPEFRRVLEICVGDDIIERFTPLTATEETPLVVHISSFSYKKGGIPPDPSENGGGFVFDCRGILNPGRLEEFKTQTGRDKPVQDFLEQQTRMPEYLNSVFDIVDIVVEDYIRRGFESLMINFGCTGGQHRSVYAADALARHLRNKFKVKIQLRHHIQDAKNWING; encoded by the coding sequence ATGCAATCCATTATAGAATCCATCAAAGACCTATATGCTTCCCTGAACGGCCAACCCTGTGACCGGGTAGAAGTACTGCCACAATCAGGTTCCGACAGGCGCTACTTCCGTATCCATACCAGCAACAAAACTTTCATTGCTACCTATGGCAACAATATCCCGGAAAATGAAACCTTCCTTTATTTCTCCAGGCACTTCCGGGAAAAAGAATTGCCGGTACCCCAGATACTGGCCATCAATGAGGATAAGACCATTTACCTGCAGGAAGATTTCGGAGACATTTCTTTATTGAACCGGCTGGAAGGAGAAGGATTGTGTGATGCTGTGTATGAGCTTTTCCGCAACAGCCTGCATCAACTGGCCCTGCTGCAGGTAAAAGGGCATGAGGGACTCGACTATACCCGCTGCCTTACCAACCAGGAGTTTGGCAAGCAGGCGATCATGGCCGATCTCTTATACTTTAAGTATTACTTCCTCGATGCTTTGCGCAAGCCTTACGACAAGCAGAAGCTCATTGATGATTTTGAAGCACTGAGCACCTACCTCACTTTTACCGAATACAAATACTTTATGTTCCGCGACTTTCAAAGTCGCAATATCCTCGTAAAACCCGATAACACTGTTCACTTTATAGACTACCAGGGAGGTATGCGGGGAGCACCGCAATATGATGCCGCCAGTATGATCTGGCAGGCGCGCGCCAACTTGCCAGATGACTGGAAAGACAGTCTGCTGAACGACTACATGGATTCTTTTGAATCCATCATTGGCCAGCCGCTCGACAGGGCCATCTTCAAAAGCCAGTACAATGGTTATGTGCTGATACGCCTCTTACAGGTATTGGGTGCTTACGGCTTCCGTGGCTTGTTTGAACGCAAAGCCCAGTTCCTCACCAGTATTCCGCAGGCGCTCTATAACCTGCAATGGTTTATCGAGAACCAAAGCATCGGCATAGCTGTCCCGGAATTCAGGAGAGTGCTGGAGATCTGTGTGGGAGATGATATCATAGAACGCTTTACTCCGCTTACTGCTACAGAAGAAACCCCATTGGTAGTACATATCAGCAGTTTCTCTTACAAGAAAGGCGGCATACCGCCGGATCCCAGTGAGAATGGCGGTGGGTTTGTTTTTGATTGCAGGGGCATCCTCAATCCGGGCCGGCTGGAAGAGTTTAAGACCCAGACCGGGCGTGATAAACCGGTGCAAGATTTCCTGGAACAACAGACCCGTATGCCCGAATACCTCAACAGTGTATTCGATATTGTAGATATTGTCGTGGAAGACTATATACGCCGTGGCTTCGAAAGCCTCATGATCAACTTTGGCTGCACAGGCGGACAACACCGCAGTGTATATGCGGCAGATGCCCTGGCACGCCACCTGCGCAACAAATTCAAAGTAAAGATCCAGCTCAGGCACCATATCCAGGATGCGAAGAATTGGATAAACGGGTGA
- a CDS encoding lysophospholipid acyltransferase family protein, whose protein sequence is MYYLVYIPLYLLSLLPMPVLYLLSDFLAALTWHVIGYRKKVVLDNLRIAFPEKTEQERRAIGKKFYRNFTDNFIETLKLLSASRQFITNHLKLDSDPFPAFYQEGRKCQLHLGHNFNWEIANVVMPFYTSYTFIVVYMPIKNKAMERLFRHLRTRTGSVMLPATDMRNAIVPYRNTQYMLALVADQAPGDVSKAYWLNFFGRPTPFVRGPESGARVGDIPVVFVQLYKVKRGYYRAYLEVGADNPRELPEGELTRRYIAFLEKAIRQHPDMWLWSHRRWKHDWKPEYSKMWIGQEPLP, encoded by the coding sequence ATGTATTACCTCGTTTACATTCCGCTGTACCTGTTATCGCTGTTGCCCATGCCGGTGTTGTACCTGCTGTCCGACTTCCTGGCGGCACTGACATGGCATGTGATTGGCTACCGGAAAAAAGTGGTGCTGGATAACCTGCGCATTGCCTTCCCGGAGAAAACCGAACAGGAGCGCAGGGCCATTGGCAAAAAATTCTACCGGAACTTTACAGATAACTTCATTGAAACCCTTAAGCTACTCTCTGCCAGCCGGCAATTTATTACTAATCATCTCAAATTAGACAGCGACCCATTCCCGGCTTTTTACCAGGAAGGCCGTAAATGCCAGCTTCACCTGGGCCATAATTTCAACTGGGAGATCGCGAATGTGGTCATGCCCTTTTACACTTCCTATACTTTTATAGTAGTGTATATGCCTATTAAGAATAAGGCTATGGAAAGGCTGTTCAGGCACCTGCGTACCAGGACAGGATCGGTCATGTTACCTGCTACCGACATGCGCAATGCGATTGTTCCCTACCGCAATACCCAATACATGCTGGCGCTGGTAGCCGACCAGGCGCCGGGCGATGTATCCAAAGCCTACTGGTTAAACTTCTTTGGCCGTCCTACCCCTTTTGTACGGGGACCGGAAAGCGGCGCCCGCGTCGGGGACATACCGGTCGTTTTCGTTCAACTGTACAAGGTAAAACGTGGTTATTACCGGGCCTACCTCGAAGTGGGGGCCGACAATCCACGCGAACTGCCCGAAGGCGAACTTACCCGCCGCTACATCGCCTTCCTCGAAAAAGCCATCCGCCAGCATCCCGACATGTGGCTCTGGAGCCATAGAAGATGGAAACATGACTGGAAACCTGAATACAGCAAAATGTGGATCGGGCAGGAACCGCTGCCATAA
- a CDS encoding sensor histidine kinase, with the protein MPNLSHDIIAIILGTLFTLLIISFIIIFIVIYQKRHQGFLKEKEDLQTGFQQILLQSQLEIQEQTLQTISQEIHDNIGQVLSLAKLNLGTMDIAKPDQLQQKIDDSKGLIGKAIQDLRDISKSLNTDYVSEMGLTQAIGYELELIRKSGEFTASLQTNGLPIKLEAQKELIIFRIIQEVINNIIKHARANSILVLLTYEPHAFSISINDNGSGFDLTPLNAGENSKFGLGIRNMHKRANLIGADFTIASTLGAGTTVTLVLPLTAGASGNS; encoded by the coding sequence ATGCCAAACCTCTCACACGATATAATTGCTATTATTTTAGGCACGTTGTTCACGCTGCTGATCATCTCATTCATCATCATATTCATTGTCATATACCAGAAGCGGCACCAGGGCTTCCTGAAAGAGAAGGAAGACCTTCAAACCGGGTTTCAGCAGATCCTCCTGCAATCCCAGCTTGAAATACAGGAGCAAACCCTCCAAACCATTTCACAGGAAATTCATGATAATATAGGGCAGGTATTAAGTCTTGCCAAGCTCAACCTGGGCACCATGGACATTGCCAAACCCGATCAGTTGCAGCAGAAAATTGATGACTCCAAGGGGCTCATCGGGAAAGCCATCCAGGACCTGCGCGACATTTCCAAAAGCCTTAACACCGATTATGTTTCAGAAATGGGCCTCACTCAAGCCATAGGCTATGAACTGGAGCTTATCCGTAAAAGCGGGGAGTTCACAGCCAGCCTGCAAACCAATGGCCTGCCCATTAAACTGGAGGCCCAAAAAGAGCTCATCATCTTCCGCATCATCCAGGAAGTCATTAACAACATCATTAAACACGCCAGGGCTAATTCCATCCTTGTTTTACTGACCTATGAACCGCATGCTTTTAGTATATCCATCAATGATAATGGTTCGGGCTTTGACCTTACCCCGCTCAATGCCGGGGAAAACAGCAAATTTGGGCTGGGCATCCGTAACATGCACAAGCGGGCCAACCTTATCGGCGCCGATTTTACCATCGCCAGCACCCTGGGCGCCGGCACCACCGTTACCCTCGTACTGCCACTCACAGCAGGCGCCTCCGGCAATAGCTGA
- a CDS encoding sensor histidine kinase — MGIIHEHEIIKTKLEIQEQALKNIVQEIHDNIGQILSLAKLHLGTLDFSKPEEVAQKTFNSNQLIGKAIKDLRNLAKHLDADHVSRIGLLKSLDHELGFLPKERAGDPLLTVTGNIGALDKEKELMLFRMVQEGIRYFLEQDNNSFISIQVQCQPDTLNIKLFNTMQHTEEQQDNLEDTRLQMIYNRSALIGASVHIDHPGNHETTIHIIFPFSNY, encoded by the coding sequence ATGGGGATCATACACGAACATGAGATTATCAAAACGAAGCTTGAAATACAAGAACAGGCACTAAAGAATATCGTACAGGAAATTCATGATAATATTGGCCAAATACTAAGTCTGGCTAAATTACATTTAGGGACCCTGGATTTTTCAAAGCCTGAAGAAGTAGCTCAAAAAACGTTTAACAGTAACCAACTCATAGGCAAAGCGATTAAAGACCTGCGCAACCTGGCCAAACACCTTGATGCAGATCATGTCAGCCGGATCGGCTTACTCAAATCGCTGGACCATGAACTTGGCTTTCTGCCCAAAGAAAGGGCAGGTGATCCGTTATTAACGGTAACCGGTAATATAGGGGCATTGGATAAAGAAAAAGAGCTGATGCTTTTCCGGATGGTGCAGGAGGGGATCAGGTATTTCCTGGAGCAGGATAACAATTCATTCATATCCATCCAGGTCCAATGCCAACCGGATACACTAAACATCAAACTATTCAACACCATGCAGCACACGGAAGAGCAGCAGGATAACCTGGAAGATACGCGCCTGCAAATGATCTATAACCGTTCGGCGCTCATTGGCGCCAGTGTGCATATTGACCATCCCGGCAACCATGAAACGACCATCCATATCATATTTCCATTTTCAAACTACTAA
- a CDS encoding response regulator transcription factor — MQETKTHVALIDDHILLRNGLASMVKNFDGYAVLLEANNGRHFIEQLKKNTVPDLVLMDINMPEMDGFETTLWLKQHHPDVRVLALSMYDNEQSIIRMLKNGARGYILKETEPKEFKCALDSVISKGYYYSEMVTGKMIHALNNLEDDNYSIKPLISLNDREIEFLKLACTELTYREIADKMHLSPRTIDGYRDALFDKLNAKTRVGLVLYAIRNGIFQV; from the coding sequence ATGCAAGAGACCAAAACCCATGTAGCGCTTATTGACGATCATATCTTACTACGCAATGGACTGGCCAGTATGGTAAAAAACTTCGACGGCTATGCTGTGCTGCTGGAAGCAAACAATGGCAGGCATTTCATTGAGCAGCTTAAAAAAAATACGGTGCCCGATCTGGTACTGATGGACATTAATATGCCGGAAATGGATGGTTTTGAAACGACCCTGTGGTTAAAACAGCACCATCCCGACGTGCGGGTGCTGGCGCTTTCCATGTATGACAATGAGCAATCCATCATCCGCATGTTGAAAAACGGCGCCCGCGGCTACATACTCAAAGAAACAGAACCCAAGGAATTCAAATGCGCCCTGGACTCTGTTATCAGCAAAGGGTATTACTATTCGGAGATGGTGACTGGCAAAATGATCCATGCGCTCAACAACCTCGAAGATGATAACTACAGCATCAAACCACTTATTTCCCTTAACGACCGGGAGATAGAGTTCCTGAAGCTGGCCTGTACGGAGCTCACCTATCGTGAAATTGCCGATAAAATGCACCTGAGCCCCCGCACCATTGATGGCTACCGGGATGCTTTATTTGATAAGCTGAATGCCAAAACAAGGGTGGGGCTGGTGTTGTATGCCATACGCAACGGTATCTTCCAGGTTTAG
- a CDS encoding sensor histidine kinase translates to MFIGTQQGFVFQIDLTTGNVARYFDVTSLIGKRAIIDKLYVDSNDRVWVFVRQEGVYLLDSKSGSLANVVSTDIVRKGDTAGNIIYTAAMEYDGDNILVGSNYGIMCLSIINRSLSVNTPILKEMPGFLSGSETFALEKDGTFLYISNSNGVFKYDPGLKKYTRIVAASGYDDRHWFTNVYNLFYDKNQLWLGNQQGVAWVRNLGSPYIAYRSSSDGTNVKIDHSYQLFALSDSSVISCASDGLYRVNTNNGNITILDKSQAYYQVIKIKDGPVIASGEKRMMCFKDGIAREAVLCYPELNKLDNDFIIASIVYKDSLVFMASENKKGIYVWDVKGGRIKVINDTTAPIRLRNLSINSFYIDENNKLWIIGDDLISIYDFQREKIEYKYIRDPITMEPLSILMDLCPYKDKYIMAVYGYGVVVMNKKFGIDYTLSSADGVLNTGLYKTYVLNDSIVVCSSNNGLYLCNLHKRKAVKVSEIEGLHSNSFDETSGSKIGTNIYLGGLGGFTGINSLKYEKNTERPACYFLDVKVKAVEYVRDTFDLFLKEITVPQDYTQLIVGFSGLYLSAPEKQTFFYRIKELHSEWLSLGNQNSLSLTGVSPGKYVLEVKSVSEALTESEPISLSLIFLPKWYQTWWFKTMIALLLMGILYSLYRYRLAQIRKEQQIRQRIASDLHDDIGSTLNSVKVFTNLALMKPENNITYLQQLKEGVQNAIVGVRDMVWVLDDKQDTLGHLLERIELFISPLASAQDIRFEKTLDAPLAYILLKKEEKRNLYLIIKEALNNSIKYASATTLQLIVEKVSHDRYVITIRDDGKGFDMDLIQKGNGLNNLQYRAQQIKYAIEIDSVPGKGTTIILTRP, encoded by the coding sequence GTGTTTATAGGAACCCAACAAGGGTTTGTTTTTCAAATTGACCTAACCACAGGCAATGTTGCGAGGTACTTTGATGTGACTTCTCTGATAGGGAAAAGAGCCATTATTGACAAGCTATATGTTGACAGTAATGACCGGGTTTGGGTGTTTGTCCGGCAGGAAGGTGTTTATTTATTAGATAGCAAGTCCGGGAGTTTAGCCAATGTTGTTTCTACGGATATTGTCAGGAAAGGGGATACGGCTGGTAATATTATTTATACCGCCGCTATGGAATACGATGGTGATAATATCCTTGTAGGTTCCAATTATGGAATTATGTGCCTGAGCATTATTAATCGTTCCCTTTCTGTAAACACTCCAATATTGAAAGAGATGCCCGGGTTCCTTTCCGGGTCAGAAACGTTTGCTTTAGAAAAAGACGGAACATTCTTATATATTTCAAATAGTAATGGCGTATTTAAGTATGATCCAGGACTGAAGAAATATACGAGAATTGTTGCCGCTTCCGGTTATGACGACAGGCATTGGTTTACTAATGTGTATAATCTTTTTTATGATAAAAATCAATTATGGCTGGGCAATCAGCAGGGGGTGGCCTGGGTAAGAAATTTAGGGTCGCCCTATATCGCTTACCGGTCTTCTTCTGATGGAACTAATGTAAAGATTGATCACTCTTACCAGTTATTTGCTTTAAGTGATTCTTCTGTTATTTCCTGTGCTTCAGATGGCTTGTACCGGGTGAATACGAATAATGGTAATATTACAATACTCGATAAAAGTCAGGCATATTACCAGGTAATTAAAATAAAGGACGGACCTGTTATTGCTTCAGGAGAAAAGAGGATGATGTGCTTTAAGGATGGTATTGCAAGAGAAGCTGTTTTGTGCTACCCCGAATTGAATAAACTTGATAACGATTTTATTATTGCTTCGATAGTTTACAAGGATTCTCTTGTGTTTATGGCCAGTGAAAATAAAAAGGGTATATATGTGTGGGATGTTAAAGGGGGACGTATAAAGGTAATTAATGACACAACTGCTCCTATAAGACTTAGAAACCTGAGTATTAACTCATTTTATATTGATGAGAACAACAAGCTGTGGATCATCGGCGATGATTTGATAAGTATATATGATTTTCAACGTGAAAAGATAGAATATAAATATATCAGGGACCCCATTACTATGGAACCGCTTAGTATTTTAATGGACCTGTGTCCCTATAAAGACAAGTATATTATGGCCGTGTACGGGTATGGAGTAGTGGTGATGAATAAAAAGTTTGGCATTGATTATACACTTTCATCTGCTGATGGTGTTTTGAATACCGGTTTGTATAAAACGTATGTATTGAATGATTCAATTGTTGTTTGTAGTAGTAACAACGGACTATATTTATGTAATTTACATAAACGAAAGGCGGTAAAGGTAAGCGAGATCGAAGGCCTTCATTCAAATAGTTTTGATGAAACAAGTGGGAGTAAGATTGGAACAAATATTTATCTGGGAGGATTAGGGGGATTTACGGGAATCAATAGTTTGAAGTATGAAAAGAATACTGAAAGACCTGCGTGCTATTTCTTAGATGTGAAGGTGAAAGCTGTTGAATATGTCCGCGATACTTTTGATCTATTTCTGAAAGAGATCACCGTACCACAAGACTATACACAACTTATTGTTGGTTTTTCCGGTCTGTATTTATCGGCCCCGGAAAAACAGACTTTTTTTTATAGGATAAAGGAACTACATAGTGAATGGTTAAGTCTTGGCAATCAAAACTCATTGTCGCTTACCGGTGTTTCGCCTGGTAAATATGTTCTTGAGGTGAAGTCTGTTAGTGAGGCTTTAACGGAATCTGAGCCTATCAGTCTTTCACTCATCTTCCTTCCCAAATGGTACCAAACCTGGTGGTTTAAAACGATGATCGCTCTGTTGCTGATGGGCATACTATACAGCCTGTACCGGTACCGGCTGGCGCAGATCAGGAAGGAGCAACAGATCCGGCAACGTATTGCCAGCGACCTGCACGATGACATTGGCAGCACCCTGAACAGCGTAAAGGTATTTACCAACCTGGCCCTGATGAAGCCGGAGAATAATATCACCTACCTGCAACAATTGAAGGAAGGCGTACAAAACGCTATCGTAGGCGTACGGGACATGGTATGGGTATTGGATGATAAACAGGATACCCTGGGGCACCTCCTGGAACGGATCGAACTGTTTATTAGTCCCCTGGCTTCCGCGCAGGACATTCGATTTGAAAAGACCCTGGATGCACCCCTGGCATATATCCTGCTCAAGAAAGAAGAAAAACGGAACCTCTACCTGATCATTAAGGAAGCCTTGAACAACAGCATTAAATATGCGTCAGCCACTACTTTGCAACTGATTGTTGAAAAGGTATCCCATGACAGGTATGTCATCACGATCCGGGACGATGGAAAAGGATTTGATATGGACCTGATCCAGAAAGGAAATGGATTGAATAACCTGCAGTACAGGGCCCAACAAATAAAATACGCTATTGAGATTGATAGTGTGCCCGGGAAAGGCACCACTATCATCCTTACCAGGCCCTAA
- a CDS encoding clostripain-related cysteine peptidase, with protein sequence MSNVKWTVSIIAQFQDGHKQAFEELLNAIKDQTDTSTVNYYIFKYYHEEKLADILTATPDQQGKLQIVQQPRVDANDFHTEGTCLTDFFSSCSLKTDSDRHILITWGHGAGFGFFSEGTLRDNDIPPGMVRHTNLMHSSGIIQMGFDTINENFTRHLNRNNLFLNNFSANAVQESFKVLTVKVLNDLIGKTFGSAGKKIDLFYSMNCYMQMLETGYFLSENVNYLAGSENFQFFFGPDYNKLFKKLHQDTPADPLSMETLSTSIVNDFDLRYKDPVIRRQFIDIYQTPLQAFDTASLSINNLQQYEQVNTKINTIATYFIDHKSKELYNLIRAARLKCRKVSGPTFGIIDMIHFCKSLLPLAAGKQELIDKLNDLINFVTNTKEVVVAKLHPPILCVPTAGDSICPQGFSIFFPNSRRESVADQFIRLFMDTFYLPEREAGVTNRFLDNSTWDEFIDTYYHFPFII encoded by the coding sequence ATGAGTAACGTTAAATGGACTGTTTCCATAATTGCCCAATTCCAGGATGGTCATAAACAAGCTTTTGAGGAATTGCTAAATGCAATAAAAGATCAAACCGATACTTCTACTGTAAATTATTATATTTTCAAGTATTATCATGAAGAAAAGCTTGCAGATATTCTAACGGCCACCCCCGATCAGCAGGGGAAACTCCAAATAGTGCAGCAACCCCGCGTAGACGCCAATGACTTTCATACAGAAGGGACCTGTCTGACTGACTTCTTTAGTTCCTGTTCCCTGAAAACTGATTCCGACCGCCATATTCTCATTACCTGGGGGCATGGTGCAGGGTTCGGTTTTTTCAGCGAAGGAACCCTAAGAGACAACGACATTCCTCCGGGCATGGTAAGGCATACAAATCTTATGCATTCCAGCGGGATAATACAAATGGGATTTGACACGATAAACGAAAACTTTACCAGGCATCTTAACAGAAATAATTTATTCCTTAATAACTTTAGTGCTAACGCAGTCCAGGAGTCTTTCAAAGTACTTACTGTAAAAGTATTAAATGATCTGATTGGTAAAACATTCGGAAGCGCAGGCAAGAAAATTGACCTGTTCTATTCGATGAATTGCTATATGCAAATGCTGGAAACTGGTTATTTTCTTAGTGAAAATGTGAATTACCTGGCCGGATCGGAGAACTTTCAATTTTTCTTTGGGCCTGATTATAATAAGTTGTTCAAAAAACTACACCAGGATACTCCTGCCGATCCGTTATCAATGGAAACATTATCAACCAGCATAGTAAACGACTTTGATCTTCGCTATAAAGACCCCGTAATAAGAAGACAATTTATAGATATCTATCAAACCCCACTCCAGGCATTTGATACCGCTTCCTTATCAATAAATAACCTGCAGCAATACGAACAGGTAAATACAAAAATAAACACCATTGCAACTTACTTTATAGACCATAAATCAAAAGAACTATACAACTTAATAAGAGCAGCAAGATTAAAATGCAGGAAAGTGTCGGGCCCTACCTTTGGGATTATAGACATGATCCATTTTTGCAAATCACTTCTTCCGTTAGCAGCCGGTAAACAGGAGTTAATTGATAAGTTGAATGATCTGATAAACTTTGTGACAAATACCAAAGAGGTGGTGGTTGCAAAACTGCATCCTCCTATCTTATGCGTTCCCACTGCAGGAGATTCAATATGCCCGCAGGGATTTTCCATCTTTTTTCCTAATAGTAGAAGAGAAAGTGTAGCCGATCAATTTATACGCCTATTTATGGATACCTTTTATCTCCCTGAAAGAGAAGCAGGCGTAACGAACAGGTTTTTGGACAACTCCACGTGGGACGAGTTTATTGATACATACTATCACTTCCCCTTCATCATTTAA
- a CDS encoding MBL fold metallo-hydrolase: MFIKQLYTGCLSEAAYYIESNGEAAIIDPLRDIDAYLELATERKASIKYIFETHFHADFVSGHLDLQKATGAPIVYGPATETNFPIHLAKDGELFRLGALTIEVLHTPGHTVESTCYLLRDEHDMPHALFTGDTLFVGDVGRPDLSSGNLTKEELASMLYDSLQQKVATLPDSVIVYPAHGAGSSCGKNLGPETYSTIGEQKQTNYALQPQTREDFIKAVTDGLGLPPQYFPINARINKEGYDSLEGILNKGLTPLSIAAFKEWMQQEEVIVLDTRKAAEFTQGFVPGSISIGLEGRFAEWAGSLLPFDKPIVLVTEAGQEQESVVRLARVGFSQMEGYLEGGLEAWKAAGEAIDLIIDVEADELAMDLPFDKNLVVVDVRRETEFADGHVAGAVNIPLNEMTDPGSMANIQENQNLYVHCAGGYRSVIAASLLKRQGIHNLRNVVGGWGVIKDQKGIDVVKENSVLN, translated from the coding sequence ATGTTTATAAAACAATTATATACAGGCTGTTTAAGTGAAGCCGCCTATTACATTGAAAGTAATGGGGAAGCGGCTATTATTGATCCGCTGCGGGATATTGACGCTTACCTGGAGCTGGCAACAGAAAGAAAAGCTTCTATCAAATACATTTTTGAAACACATTTCCATGCCGACTTTGTAAGCGGGCACCTGGACCTGCAGAAGGCTACCGGGGCACCGATCGTATATGGCCCTGCCACGGAAACCAATTTCCCGATCCACCTGGCCAAGGATGGCGAGCTGTTCAGGTTAGGAGCCCTGACTATTGAGGTGTTACATACGCCGGGCCACACGGTGGAGTCTACCTGTTACCTGCTGCGTGATGAGCACGATATGCCACATGCGTTATTTACAGGCGACACGCTGTTTGTGGGTGATGTAGGTCGCCCCGACCTGAGCAGCGGTAACCTTACCAAAGAGGAACTGGCTTCTATGTTGTATGATTCCCTGCAACAAAAGGTTGCTACCCTGCCCGACTCCGTTATAGTATATCCCGCCCATGGCGCCGGCAGCAGTTGCGGTAAGAACTTGGGTCCGGAAACTTATAGTACGATCGGCGAGCAGAAACAAACGAATTATGCCTTACAGCCACAGACACGTGAAGATTTTATTAAGGCGGTAACAGATGGTCTGGGCCTGCCTCCTCAATATTTTCCGATCAATGCCCGCATTAATAAGGAAGGGTATGATAGCCTGGAAGGAATACTGAATAAAGGACTAACACCCCTTTCAATAGCAGCATTCAAGGAATGGATGCAGCAGGAAGAGGTAATTGTGTTGGATACACGCAAAGCGGCTGAGTTTACCCAGGGATTCGTTCCCGGTTCCATCAGCATTGGCCTGGAAGGGCGTTTTGCCGAATGGGCGGGTAGCTTGCTGCCTTTTGACAAACCAATTGTATTGGTTACGGAAGCCGGTCAGGAACAGGAAAGCGTAGTGCGCCTGGCGCGGGTAGGCTTTTCGCAGATGGAGGGCTACCTGGAAGGGGGGCTGGAAGCCTGGAAAGCTGCCGGCGAAGCCATTGACCTGATCATTGATGTGGAAGCCGATGAACTGGCCATGGACCTGCCCTTTGACAAAAACCTGGTAGTGGTAGATGTGCGCCGGGAAACAGAATTTGCCGACGGGCATGTGGCCGGCGCTGTGAATATTCCCCTGAATGAGATGACCGATCCCGGTTCGATGGCCAATATACAGGAGAACCAGAACCTGTATGTGCATTGCGCCGGTGGTTACCGCAGTGTGATCGCAGCCTCCCTGCTGAAGCGTCAGGGCATTCATAACCTGCGCAATGTAGTGGGTGGCTGGGGTGTTATCAAAGACCAGAAAGGGATTGATGTGGTGAAGGAGAATAGTGTGTTGAATTAA
- a CDS encoding ArsR/SmtB family transcription factor, producing MNVTSNYSMVLNADGVHGDSVKVDFLNLKKAAMILRALNHKLRQQILKLIDEQKRLTVTEIYVRLRLEQSVASQHLAILRRAGIVKTERDGKFIYYSVNSARVAHIMECVEDLNS from the coding sequence ATGAACGTAACAAGCAACTACTCCATGGTGCTGAATGCAGACGGCGTACATGGGGATTCCGTAAAGGTTGACTTCCTAAACCTGAAAAAGGCCGCAATGATCCTGCGGGCGCTCAACCACAAGTTGCGCCAACAGATCCTAAAGCTCATAGATGAGCAAAAGCGCCTCACCGTCACTGAAATTTATGTTCGGCTCCGGCTGGAACAATCAGTAGCCTCACAACACCTGGCGATCTTACGCCGGGCTGGTATTGTGAAGACAGAGCGGGATGGCAAGTTCATCTATTATTCTGTGAACAGTGCCCGTGTGGCACACATCATGGAATGCGTAGAGGATCTGAATAGCTGA